TGAGTTGTTGCATCTCACCCTGTCACAACAGATTGCAATTACTGCAGGAATTCTCTAGTTCACCATGAAAGTCCAATTGTCTGCATATCAAATAGCAACTAACAAGTGAAGGAAGAAAAGATGTATATTTACCTGCAGGAATCTTCTCTCTTCTAGCCATTGTTTGACGGGCATCACTTTATCATTAGCATCTTTCCATTCATTAGCTACCACAGTTGCCACCCTATTTGCTGTTACTTTGGCACGAGCCAACTCTCTGTCAAGAGTTTTTCTTTCCTCCTGGAAAATCAAAAGACAAGGGTATTCCATTTATTTGGGTATCAGCTGTATAATTTAACAGCTATATCTGTATATGAGAGTTCAAGTGGTTCTGAGTCTGGATAATTACGTTCATCTCTTGAACTTTCCGCTGGTAGTCACGTACAGCATTTGCAGCCGCACCACCAGCCAGCACAGCCTCTTCAAGCTCACGAACAGTTTGGGTAAGCTTTTCAACCTCCGCAACCTTTTGCCTATGCATTTTATCCAGTATCTTATTCTCTTCCTGATAAAACAGGAAACGTTTGATGTTACAAAGCAGAAAAAGGTCAAGAATTATCCATTGATGACCTTCagaatgaatcaaagaaaaaacaaacagaCTCTGACACCTGGCAAATTTCTATCTGCTTCATCAATTCTTGGTTCTTGTTCTGGAGATCATCCACCATAGAAGCTTTAGCTAATGCTACCTGTACAGTTCTCTCTGCTTCAAGTAGAGCAGCTTCTTTTGACTTGGTAAGTCGGTCCAATGCTTTGTTGTCATCCTGCAGCTTCGCAATCTAGAAGGAAAAGGCAGATTTATTAAGTACTACCCTGAATGACATTGTTTGTTTGACAAGGTGAGCAGATGCCCTAATGCACAAACCTCCTGCCGAGCAAGCTTGAGTTCAGCTTCTAACGGAGCCAGGATGGCTTCAATTGGAGGCATATCATCATCCTTTTGAGCAGCATGCACTCTCCGAAGAGTGGCTTCTGCTGCAAATTGAGCTGCCATGGAGGCCTTCTTTTCatcattaattcttttaatttcaagattctgcccacaaaaacaaaaacatgcaTATCATTACAAAATATACCCCGGAGGAGGATGcagagagaaaaaggaaagttACAGCAAGTACCTTGCTTTCCAGAAGAGATTCTGTTAATTTAAGCTTCTCCTCCACCTTTGCCAACTCTTCAGTAAGCTACAGCAAAGCGAACACCCTCAGATTTCTCACAAATTCATGTTGGTAGCTNNNNNNNNNNaaaataaatcataaaataaaaatccaagaTGGCATACAAATGACATCCAGGAAGAAAGCagagataaaaagaaatagttgTGAAGACATAATACTACTCGTCCATACATGACCAACATAAATCCTCAAATTTAACCtaaataatttcatgataTTCACGCAGCAACATTACTTCTGCTTCCTCCAACCCAAGGATATCAATCGTCAAATTAGTACTGGTCCATATATGCTATGGAAACAAACCATTCAATGTTAAAAtacgataattttatatttgaatgcGAAACAGGCAAATTATCTAACGCTTGCTGCAACAAAATCACCTAGGGCCTTCCGTATACTAGCAGCTAATCCTTGCCAATATGCTAAGTATTCTATAAACTACAACAGACTAATGTCGACCTACAcctcaattttctttcagtAGATTCCATACAAAGCCAAAACAGACCATGTAACAACAATATAAAAGAAGAACATGAAATCAGTACTGATCAGAAAACAGTATCAATAACGAGACATCCTTGCCACCTGACTTTTCTAGTCttagaaattggaaaaaggtGACCTATGGTAATAGAAGAACCTTGACTCTTTGTTTCTGATCACTTAGGTGCACAAAGAAAGTCCTTCTCCCAGTTTCTaacattatcaaattaaatttatcccACACGATGCCCAGATCCAGTAGAAAGGTTGAGAGTCTGAGACACTAACAAACTCAGAAACTTAACATTCTAATAAGGAAGGCTTTGATTCCAATAAGTCTTCTAAAAGTGAAGTAGGGTCGCATAGCCCACAAAAAATGGCAATATCTACCAAAGTTTACAAATCTCAACTttcccaaggataaattacatcccTGTTTGTAAGTATCACTAACTCATATGATTAGATTTGTATTTGCAAAATCGCCCCTACTACCCTCTAACACATACACCGGAAAAATACAACCCAGTATCAGTTCCCAGGTACGAAAATAAAGCAAAGGTAATAAGATGTACTTCACACAAACAAATGGGAAATGGAAAACAATGAAACCTCTTCAACAGCTTTCTCACGAAGTCTCTCAGACAATTTCAAAGCCCTGATCTGAGACTGCGCTTCCCCCAATTCCCTGTCCTTATCTGCAGCAAGCAAAAACCCACGATAAAATGCCAATGTTTCAACATATTAGatacaaaaagaaacaaagaatcGTGATACAGGGctgaagtttatttttcttttttgccaGAAACAAATTAGCACATCAAACGCCTTGTGCTTCGCAACAAAATAGACTGatatcaaaaatttaagaCACTATAACACGTCATACTATCACTTAAATAAATGAACGCATCCAAGCGGCAGCATTCACATCAAATCCGAGAGCGAATCTAGTGGATCCAGCTGCAGAGACTGACCTCTGACTTCGTTCTCCAGTCGATTCAGCTCCAACTTCACCGGATCCGAACCATGGAGCAGGTTTATAAACTCATCAGCGTCAAGGCTTGGCCGTACGGACGCCCTCCGCCGCGACGACGAACCCTTACCTCCCTCCTTGAACGACGCCGACACCGTCAGCGGCGTCGCCGCCGGCACATTGCCGCTAGTCTCTCCAGCAATCAGCTCCGCCGCCGCGCCTACACTTCCCTCGCCCGAAACCTCCGCCATCACCACCGATCTACTCACTTTTTTGCAGCGCGcatcaaatctcaaaaaacCTCCGTTTACACTTACAACAATgtgtgtgaatatatatatatatatatcgataTTAATCGAAATATATACgcagcgagagagagagagggaaggaaagagagagagtgagagagagaatttgGGGGATATGAGTTCAAAAAAACTGTAGTGTGCAGTGGGTATAATATGAGTGAAGATGATagagtttttccttttctttttccccctttagagagagaaagttgATGTGAGTTCAAATTAACgccctttctctctctccctctccccctccttctctctctaaacaaccaaacaaaattaatccaaaacacaaaaagggAAATTTGCAACTATCTCTGCGTGTGCGCTCTGAGCTGATCGAGAGTgtgttttctcttttcccacaaaataaaaatagcacTTCAGTTAAAAAAGCAGCGGACTCCGTAAAATGACTGGATAAACCCTCATCCACCGCTCATTAAAAGCACCAAAAATCCACAGAGACACTGAGGACAGAATTGTCATATCAAACAATTAGAAGAGTGGCTGAAGCAAATTTGTAAACGACGAAAGAGATGGGGGGAgcgctttctctctctccctctctctctctctctctctctctctctctctctatgtgCGAGAGAGAGAGTCGGAGTGatttctaatattatttaaaaacttaaacactttatttctaataagtaagaaaaaaaatatttaccgcaataaatacaattttaaataaaattcactgCATCGTCTCTCCAGTAAGGAAAAAGTGTTAAGTATTGTACAGCATTTGACAGCTTaaccaaataaatcaaattaaaatagtgaGAATACTAATTATGAGAGTAGTTCAACAGTAAGATTCATTGAATTCAACTTaggaaatattaaaaattaaaaaccaagaaaatattaagaatttatttttcaaaaaaaatttggaaagtGTATTTCTTAAATGTACAATGACATACAGCATGTTGTGAGGAggaaatttatattatatttttttgtcgaCTAATCattgtaaaataatacatatatctatttatactaCGGAATTTGTTCAATCATTCAATACACTCAGTAATTCAGACCAACAAATAcgttcaaataaaataaata
The window above is part of the Sesamum indicum cultivar Zhongzhi No. 13 linkage group LG2, S_indicum_v1.0, whole genome shotgun sequence genome. Proteins encoded here:
- the LOC105156192 gene encoding microtubule-associated protein 70-2, translating into MAEVSGEGSVGAAAELIAGETSGNVPAATPLTVSASFKEGGKGSSSRRRASVRPSLDADEFINLLHGSDPVKLELNRLENEVRDKDRELGEAQSQIRALKLSERLREKAVEELTEELAKVEEKLKLTESLLESKNLEIKRINDEKKASMAAQFAAEATLRRVHAAQKDDDMPPIEAILAPLEAELKLARQEIAKLQDDNKALDRLTKSKEAALLEAERTVQVALAKASMVDDLQNKNQELMKQIEICQEENKILDKMHRQKVAEVEKLTQTVRELEEAVLAGGAAANAVRDYQRKVQEMNEERKTLDRELARAKVTANRVATVVANEWKDANDKVMPVKQWLEERRFLQGEMQQLREKLAITERTAKSEAQMKEKYQLRLKVLEETLRSPNAATRATSDGRSSSNGPSRRQSLGGAENISKLTSNGFLPKRSPSFQLRSTSSSTVLKHAKGTSKSFDGGSRSSDRSKVLLNGLGPNFKQSQSCDGTKEAETQNSTWKAPQEEKTSDIQVTDTEDAVPGLLYDLLQKEVIALRKAGHEKDQSLKDKDDAIEMLAKKVETLTKAMEVEAKKMRREVAAMEKEVAAMRLEKDHENKAKRVGNSKSSVNSSQLLPGRTAARSGLTRSTQ